In Lacrimispora indolis DSM 755, a genomic segment contains:
- a CDS encoding (2Fe-2S)-binding protein, translating into MEEIVLNVNSRNYTILSEKNWTLLYVLREILGLTGTKCGCGTNDCGACRVIIDGEAVNSCARLAWKLEGKSVITIEGLGNGQKLHPIQQAFIDAGAVQCGFCTPGMILSAKALLDKNPEPLEDEIRTALRDNLCRCTGYVRIVEAVKLAAGRMKEGDHEGG; encoded by the coding sequence ATGGAAGAGATTGTATTGAATGTCAACAGCAGAAATTATACTATTTTATCAGAAAAAAACTGGACTCTTCTGTATGTGCTGCGGGAGATCCTGGGACTGACCGGAACCAAATGCGGGTGCGGAACAAACGACTGCGGCGCCTGCCGGGTCATCATTGACGGAGAGGCGGTAAACTCTTGCGCACGCCTGGCATGGAAGCTGGAAGGAAAGTCCGTTATTACCATTGAAGGGCTTGGAAACGGACAAAAGCTCCATCCCATCCAGCAGGCATTTATTGATGCAGGAGCGGTACAGTGCGGATTCTGCACGCCGGGTATGATTCTGTCAGCTAAGGCGTTGTTAGATAAAAATCCAGAGCCCCTGGAAGATGAGATACGGACTGCGCTGCGGGATAATCTCTGCCGGTGTACCGGTTATGTAAGAATTGTGGAAGCCGTAAAACTGGCAGCTGGGCGAATGAAGGAGGGGGACCATGAGGGAGGATGA